Below is a genomic region from Candidatus Woesearchaeota archaeon.
AACTCTTTTATGTATCATTAATGGAGGCTCTATGTAAATATATTTTTTTCTTTGCATAAAATCAAGGGTGAATCTAATTAAAGCTTGATTTAGCATAGCAAAATCTCCCTTTAACAAATAAAAACCATTGCCTGAAAGATTAGCAGCAGTTTCAAAATCTGCAAATCCTTTCTCTTCAAGCAAATCAACGTGATTTTTAACTTCAAAATCAAAATCTTTCTTTTTACCGACTTGTTTTAATTCAACATTTTCAGAGTCATCTTTGCCATTTGGAACTGTTTTATGAGAAAGAGTTGGCAATTTTCGTAAAATTTTTTCTATTTCCTCTTTGAGAATTTTTCTCTTTTCTTCTAATTCCGAAATTTTTTTTGGAACAAGCTTTACTTCCTCTATTACGGATAATGCGTCTTCTCCTTTTTTCTTTAGCTCATTGACTTTCTGGCTTAATTCATTTCTTTTTTTTCTAAGTGAATCTTCTTCATACTTTATTTTTCTCCAATCATCATCTTTTGTTAAACATAAATCTATTAATTCAAGCCTATCATCTAGATATCTTTTCTTTAATTCTTCTTTGTATGCGTCAGGATTTTCTCTCAATAATTTTATGTCTAACATTTTAATCTTCACATATCCTATTTATTTTAAAAAACTTTTGGTAAAATAATGAAAATCGCTGCTCCGAGTCTGCTAAGAAACTAAAAGTTTCTTGCACACAGAAATCAAAAATGATTTCTTCGTGTATCTCCGCCCTAAATGCACAGAAACAAAGTTTCTAACACAACAAAAATGAATGAGCATTTTTGAGCAGGTCAGGATACGACAAAAGCAAAGCTTTTGTGTACAATAAATGCAAAGCATTTATTTGTATTAAACCCCTCGCGCTAACGCGCAATAATGAAAACGTAAAAAAAATTGCTGAAACAAGCCATCCTCATCTTAAAAGGTAGAGCTTTAACGATTATTACTTAATCGCAAATTTTTGAACATATAAAGCAAGACGCCATTCACAAACATCTTAAAAAGTGGACCTTTGGTTTTCGTATGTAAAAAAATATTTTTTTAGCTTTTTTTACATTGGTTTCTTTTGTAGTTGTGTGTTTTGAGCTTTAAAAAACAATTTAGAAAAGAATTTCTCAAAAGCATTAGCCATCCTAAAATTTGTTCATCCTAACAAATGTTTCAGAATTGTTTCAGAACTAATTGTTCGTGTTTCAAAAAACATTATTTTCAATATAGAAACTAAATGACTTATTTGTTGTTTTTTACTACTGAAGAAAAAACACAAAAAACATAGTTATTCGACGAGAAACACAGAAAGTTTTATATACTAGTTATAATTCTCCAATATACGCATATCTATACTAGGTGATAACACTGAAACAACTCATAATACGAAATCAACATTTCTCAAGAACCCTATCAAACAGGTTCAATAATTACAGATTAAAAGCAAAAACAAAAACATACACCTTTGATATCCGGTGCGAATCAAACTACATCGCCGCGTAAACAAACACTTCTAAATATAAAAACAAACAAATAAACAAATTAATAACATACGAAATAAAGCAAACAACACAATAAGTTCTAACTCTAAAAAATAACAAGTAAGCCAAATAAAAAGAAAATAAAACCCCGAAAACAGAAACTAAGAAAGCAACCAAATAAAAACTAAAAAAAGACATAACAAAAATAAACGAATAAAAAAACAATCCAACAACATAATTTTTAACGCCAAACAAAGAACCATAACTACTCAAAAAAACATTAGAACAAGAAATATTATAAGAAAAATCGCAAAACGGCTTAAAACCAAAATCGTTCTTTCTAAAATCAAAATAAGCGACATATAAAGAAATCAAAATTCCAAAACAAAGCAAAACAAAAACAATTAACATCACAAACCACCAACAAAATTGTTAACATACACCCCAACAAAATTAAAAAACATCAAGATAGACTCAAAAAAATTAGAATCCACTCTAGAACTCAAAACATCCTCAACAACAAATTCTTTATTTAATAAATCATGATAAGTCACTTTAATAAGAAACTCATTTTCACCAACTTTCAAATTTTTAGCGGGCACTAAATAAGAAAACTGATGAATAGACTCCAAAGAATCAAAATTCCAAGTTTCAGAAAAAAAATCATGAACTAATTCAACACTAACGTTAAAAGCATCTCCAGAAACCTCAATTAGAGAAAAAGAAACATTCAACAAATCGTCATAATCTACAACATCAGGAACTGACAAAAAACCAAAATCTACCCTGATATCATCAACAACATTAACACTAACAAAACTTTGCTCAACAAACGGAAGTTTCTTAGCCTCGACAACAAAAGTCCTAAATCCGGGTTCATTAAAAGAATAATTTAATACAACAAAATCATACATATCAGGCGTAGCAACAACACAATCTCTTTGATCCACACAAACCCTCACATTCTCATTTCGATCATTATTAATAGTACAATGAACCTCTAAAGACTCATTAACATAAACTGATTTCTTATCAGGAATGCACCTAAAATTTATATTAGAATCAATTTGAGAAACAGAATTAACCGCAAAAACTTGAGCAGCTTCAAAGGAAAATTTTTGAGAACTCTTCTTAGATGAAAAACTCCTAGAAACATTAAACCCACCAGCCGTATAAACAAACATAGGAAATTCATAAATATAATTATCTAAATGATTGTCATCAACCCTCAAAATCCAAGAAACTTCCGTTTCATCTCCGGGAAGCAATAATAAATCCTTAGTGAACTCATCCAAAACATCAACCCCTTTCATAGACGCTACAGTCAAAGGAAAAGCAACATAATAATCATTTAAATTTCTAACATTAGCCTTAAGAACATTATAAGAACCAAACCCAACATCATCAGATAAATACTCTAAATCGACAACAACATTTTCTTTTAAAACAACTCCTTTTTCTAAAATGAAATTATCCATAGAATGCTTGCCAGGCACCAAATCAACTCCAGAACCCCTCCAAGAATAACCTGTGTTAAAACGCTCACTATCCAAACCTTGATCTAACTTAATATGAGACGCGTCAACAAACCCCAACTGATTGTAAGTAGGATCAAAAGGAACCCAACCATAATCTGGAAAATAAACTTCTGCCCAACCATGAGGCCCCCAACGATCAATAAACAAATCACTATCTGTATAAGCCACACCTGTAACAACCCTTGCAGGAATACCTAAAGAACGAACCATAGAAACAAATAAGTTAGACATCTCATCACAAACACCCCTCCTATTTTCTAAAACCCAACTAGAAGGTAAACTAGCATCGGCAGTCACACTACTCAAATTATAATCAATATTAGTATTTACCCAATCTGCAATCTTAAAAACCACAACAAACAAATCATCCTCCTCATTAGCCAATTTAGAAGCCAAATCTCTAATATCATCATTAATATCTATTAACTCAGTCTCAGAAGTATAATAAACAAAATCATAATCTAAATCATTCAAAGGAAAATCTACTTTTTTATCAATTCTTAAAGGAGATGCATACGTCTTAGTAGAAAAATCAATAACAAAATCAAAATCTTGCAATACATCGGTTGAATAATACGCAGAATCTCCTCTTATAAGAGAACTTGGACTGCTAGAGACACTCAAAACTTCCTGCCTATAATCCTCAACAGGCAACCAACTATAATTAATACTAGCCTGTTCTAGAAAAGAATTAGAATTCTTCTTAACAAAAGAAATAGGAATAGTAATAGATGTATCAACCACCAAATACTCAACAGAATTAACATCGCTTTCCAAAGCAAACACAGGAAAAGAAAATAAAACTACAAAAAACAAATACACAAATAAAACAAACTTAAAGCTCATACAAATCTAAATAAAATAAAGATTTATAAAATTTCTTAAAGAAAAGGACATATCGCGCACATCAGCATTACACCAGAGTTCAATTTAGAGAAACACAATTTGGAACACGTTAAAGATCTATGTTTCTTCGATAAAAAACTTAGACTGCAAAGCAACTAACAACACTCCATAACACGAAAAAGAAAGACTTAGAGCACTCCCTAAAGAAAAAACAAGTTTAAATGCATAAAACAAAAAAAAGATAAAAAAAATTTAATTTGTGCTTATAACAGAAAACCAAGGTTTTTTAGAACTAACAGAGCCAGTATCTATGTCAACACTCACCTCAGATTTTCCAGTTATAGGAATAAATCCTAAAACATTGTATTTCTTTTCAGATTTTGAAACATACTTAACTTCATTTCCAACTTCCTTAAGCTCTAAATCTGAATACTTAGCTCCAAGAACCTCTTTTGCTTTCTCACTCGCAACAGAAGGCAAAACTTTAACAAGTTTCTTCCCGGAATCAGTCTCTAAAGAAATACCTTCATTATCAGTTACAACAGCATTTCTAGTCTTAACAGCATAACCTTCAACATCTAAAATTGTTTCAAGCTTCTTAGAATCCGTCGAAATCTTAACTTGCTTTTCAACATCCTTGAATTTCACAGGAATTTCAACATCCTCACTTAAGGGAATCCGTTTACTTTCCTTCTTGTCATTTAGAGTTATCATAGATTTACTACCAGGCATGATTCTTATTTCATCAACAGAAAAATCATCTTCTGAACCAGAAACTACAAATCCATTAATTGTCTTTCTAATTTTTATCTTGGGACAAAGACAACCATCCTCAACTTCGACACAACCAGGCTGACAAACATATACAAAATTTTCATCTGAATCAGATACTTCAATAGGTATAGATTCCTCTAATGATTTTCCATCCTTAGAAACAGAAATCGTCACAAAATCAGGATTCACAGCTTTCAAATAAATATAATAGTATGAATCACCTAAAACAAATTGCTGTTTACCATATTTCTTAAGGTTAAGAGTTGCATCATTTCCACTATTGTAAACATGGAATTTAAAATAAGCAACACTAGGCTCTTCATCAGACGTATAATCTGAAACTCCATCATACTGCAATTTTAAACCATCTTCAAAATAAACATAAGCTCCCTCTTCAACTCTTGAATAAGCGCCGAACTGCGCCTTATTACCATTTAAAGGAACTATTTCCTCATCACTGCTATCTGAATCACTCTCATATAATCTAATCTTAGCTTTTGTTAAAGAAGAACTTTCCTTACTATCCTCAAATCCAAGCAAAGTGAACTTATGGCCTTTGAATAAATCTATAGTCTCTCCAACCTTAACTGTAACAATTTTAGAGTCCACAACCTCATTTTCAGAAGCTGAAACATATTTCAAAAACTTAACTTTAAATCTAGCATACGGATCCATACATTTTTTCTCTGAAACTGCAGATCTCTGAACACATCTTATCTCTTCTAAAAAAACCTGAGGCTCAAAAGATACATAATCAAAACCTTCAAAATTCTTTCCTTTGTAAAAAACTTTCTGATAATCTTCATACACAACAGCATAGTTACCTACATATGTATTAACATCCTCAAAAAATTCTCCAGAATACTTAAGACTAAACAAAGGCAAATCTCTACCCACGGAATTCTTAACAAAAATTTTAAAATCGTTAAAACCAAGAGAGCTATCTTCTTGAACTCTAAATCTCCTAAAAATTATTGAATCTCCATCCTCATAATCTTCAGCACTTGAAAGAGAAATCCAAGCATTCATTTTACCATCAGCATCGACATAATAATCATCTAATCTGAAAAGCAAAACATCACCTACCAAATACCATGAATCCTTCTTAAAAGAAAGCCAGTCCTCAAATGTAGGATCTTGGTTAGGTATAGGAATCTCAGTTATACTACCAGGATTTGTATCTGTACCACCAACATCATATTCAGGAGGAAGTCTTTCTTCACTTCTTGAAATAACAAGAGTGGCAATCTCATTTTCAGGAACATACTCATCTGCAACAACAACATAAGTACCAATAGTTTGAGCATAATCATAATTATCAGAAACCTTCAAATAATAAACATTCGGATCAAACGAACCATCAAAATCAACGATACCCATTTTAACTACAACAATAAAATTGCTGTCACAAACAATTCCTATAGGACATTCGCTTAACTCAACATCTGTAAATTCAATCATCAAATCTCCAACTGTCATTGTATCTCCAAGACCTATTTCTATCTTTTCTTCAGAACTAGTAGAAACCAATTCTTGAGCAAACACTGTAGAAGACAACAAAGTTACAACCACAATGAATACCATAAACAAATTCATAAATTTCTTCATTTTATACCTCCGACAAAAAATTGTCATGAAATAAGTAAAGTAAAACAAATACTTAAACTTTGACCGGACCAACATCAATAAAAAAAGACTAAAAACAGTCAAAGATTAAAAATGAAGCTTTAAAAAAGTCCAAATCGTGAAAATAAGCTAATTCAAGCTTAAAAACCATTTTGTGAGGTAAATACGCTTGCTTTTACCAAATTTTTCAACCAAAACTATCTTCTTAGATTCCAAACCATCAAGAACTCTCATCAAAGAAGTCTTAGCAATACCAGCACCATGAACAATATCGGCCTGAGAAACAAAACCAGCCTCAGAACCAATAGAATCAACTAAGAAATTAACAACCAAACGCTCCTTAACAGAAAGAACTTTCAAAATATCTTCCCTACTAGAATTACCACTAACCACAACAGACTCAGACAAATCTCTTTTAGTACCATAACGAACAACTAAAAAAACTAAAACAGCAAAAACAACAATACCAACAAAAACAAAATAAATAAATGAAAAACCACCACGATCAACAGGAACTTCAACAACCAAAGACAACAAATCACCCTCCACAACACTAAACTCAGAAGAATCAACAAAATCCTCAAACGCAAAACGAGCAACACAACGACCAAGAGGCAAAAAATCAACAGAAACCAAACCAAAATCGTCAGAAGAAAAATAACCCTGCAACCCATAAGGACGCCTACAATCAACCTTAACAAGAACATCAGATACCTGACGGCCAGATAAATCAACAAACTCTAACTCCAAAGAACCAACAGGCAAAAAATACAACAAAAACTCACTATCCGAACCATCAAAAACAAACTGAGACTCCGCAAAAAAATCAAAACCATCAGAACTAAAATCATCAAAAGCAAACAAAACAGAATGAACCCCTACAGGAACAGACAACAAAACAGAACCCTCACTATCCAAAGAAACAAAACCTTCCAAAGAACCATTATCAACATCCACTAAATAATACAAAGAACCATTACTAAAATCAACAGACCCCTCAAAAACATCAAAATAAAACCTAACATCAACATTCTCAGCAGAAACTAAAAAAGAACAAAATACAAACAAAAAAACAACAACCAATAAAAACCGTAAAAATCTCATAAAAACAAAATAGAAACACGCATATAAAAAGTTTTTCAAACACAAAACACTAAACATAAACAACCACACAAAATCCAAAACAAATTTCTCAAAAAACACACATAATAAACTCCAAAAAGACGTAAACCAAACACCGACAACAAAAACTGGAAACCTTTAAAAACAAAGAACGATTCTAAAACCCAAAACACAACATATGCCCAGGTCGCATAGCCTGGTATTGCGCAGGATTGCTAAGCACAAAAAAAAACGTGTTTCAGAAAACCTACAATACCGCAAACATCCTGTCCCTCTGGGATCGTGGGTTCAAATCCCACCCTGGGCGTCCTAATCTAAAAAAAAGGAAACAACAGTGAACAAAAAAATAATAAATGCAGCAACACTAAGCACAATAAGCCTAGCAACAATAACACTAACACCAATAAGCCTAACAGCGAGCATACTATCACTAATCTACAGCTATAAAGGAACCAAACAAGGAAAAAAAGAAAACTGCAAAAAAAGCATCACGACAGGAATAATAACTCTACTAATAGCATCAACAATCCTAACAATACACCTACAACACCTAACACACACCTCACTACAAATAGCAAACATGCTCTAAACAACAAACAACATCTAAAAAAATATGCAAGAAATAAAGAAAATAGCTCTCTAATTCTACTTAAAAACACAAAGACAAATCATCACACCAAGACACAAAAAGTGTCAACCCCTCAGCCACACAGCAAATACAAAAAAACAATAGTTTCTAGCATGCCAAAAATCAAAGATTTTGTGTAAGTCAGGGCATTAAACCCTATCTTCGGCACACAATAATTAACCGACCAACAACACATTGACAAAGTTTATAAAGAACCATTAATTCATCTGCCCTACTACGCATAGCGGAGTAGGGCAGTCAGGAGTGCCCGCAGGGCTCATAACCCTGAGGTCGGTAGTTCAAATCTACCCTCCGCTATTTTCTAAAAAATAGTGTGTGATTAAAAAAAACAAAAATTACAAGTAAACTACAAATATTTACCATACAGACAATACAAGCAGACACTAATAACTATAAAAATTAAAAAAAACAATAAAAAAACAAAACAACAATATTTTTATGAAAAAAACATCAAAAAACACAGAATTCTCCGAAAAAACAAGCAACAAACCAATAAAGGACGAGCAACAGTCAAAAACATGATAAAAAACCTAAAAAACGACTATCAATTAAGAGGTAGAGCTTTTGAACACATAGCAAGAACACTACTTCGAAGAGAAAGAAAAAACAATTTCATATTTGACACAAAACAATTTGATTCTTTTGAAGAAATAAAAACAAAATACAGACTAAAAATAACTAAAGACCTAAAAGATATAGAAACATATTTTAAAACAAATCAAATAAAAACAGATCTAATAGAATTTATATTAAACAATAAAACGGATAGGATAATAGAAAAAATAAATTTCTACGAGGTAAAAACCAGAAAACACGACTCAAAAAGAAAATACTACGAAACATGCCTTTCAAACCATGAATTCATAGAAACAATGCAAAATAAGAACTACGAATGTTTCATAATAAGCATAATACTATTTGAAAACTGGACTTTTAGCTTCAAATTACACCAATACAACGAAGTACTTCTAAGAATATATGATTCGACAATAAAGAAAACCATTGGATTCACAAAGAACAACAAACTAATTAAAAAAACTTAGAAAAAATATGCTACACTATAAAAAACAAGAATAAAAAAAATTAACCTCTAGTCCTAGATCGTTTATCACTCATTCTTCTTTCAACAATCTCAGGTGCAGGCTTATTCCTATTAAACCTTAAGAACTTCTCGACTTTCTCTTCATCAATCTTCTTCTGTTTTTGCTGCTCATCATCCAAATCAGGAAAATTAATATCTAAAGCACCTGGCTTTTCCCTATGAAACTTAGCATATTTCTCTTTTTTTGCACTTACCTTCTTAACTTTCTTTTTCTTACCGCTCATAATAACAACCTCTTGAACGTTTAATAACTTAACAATAATGGAAAAATAGCACCCTTTAAAAGAATTATGCTTTTAACAACGCCAAAAAAAACAAAAAACAACACATTCTCAAACATTTTAAAAACAACAAAAAAACAACAAAATCTTAAACTTACAATTAACAAATGAAAGAAAAACAGAAAGAAAGACAAAAAAATAAAAAGAAGAACCTAAAAAAAAATAAAAAAAATAATATCTAAATACTTAATTCCATGACCCGTCAACAGAACCGGAATGAGTAATTGTTTGACCAGTCTGATTATTCACATAATTAAATTTCAAAGTTCCTTTAAACTGATCACCAGCAGTCATATTTTCATCACAATCCCATGTCAAAATGAAATTTTCTCCATTACTGATCTCAGACTTATCTGAAGTAAAGTTTCCAAGCGTACAATCAGAACCAGTTTCAGGATCTACACCCGCATTTGAGGAACCATCAGCAATGTTTATCTTTACACCTTTATTATTCTTAAAGGCAATTTCAATTTCTCCACCATCTGCTCTTAACTGTGCAGTATCAAGATTTGGTAGCGGCGCCGGAAACACCGTTCTTTCGGGAAGTATCGTCTGTGGGCTAAGCACTCCGAAATATGCTAAAGCTCCAATAGCTAACAAAACAACTAATATTGCCCAACCATAAGTCATTAAAAACTCCATGGCTGCTTGTCCTTTATTTTTCATATTATTCACCTCTCATTTATCATAAAATGAAGTAATACAAATAATGACATCAATCATTTATAAATATTTCTATTTATCCGGGAAAAAGTATATTAGTATCATAAAAAGAACAAAAAAACAAAAAAAACAAAAAAGACAAGAAAGTTGCAAAAGTTTAAATACAAAAGAATAAGAAAAAAAGACGAGAGGTGGGATTAAATCAATTCTAAAAAAAAGGTACCAAAAACTAAAAAGACAAGAAAAGGTCAAATAGCAATGGAATACTTAGCAGTATTCTCAATAACAATACTACTAACAATACCCATGGTAATAATATTCATGACACAAACAAATAACCTAAAACTGCAAGTAATAAACTCCCAAATAGACAAAGCAACAACAGAGATATCAGACACAGCAGAAGAAGTATCCTATATGGGATACCCCGCACAAAAAACAATAAGAGTGAGCTTCCCAGAAGGAATACAAAGCATAACTCTAAACAACAAAACAATAAAAATAAACGTAACAACAGCAGAACTAAACTACGAATACACAAAAGAAACAACACCAACAATAACAGGAACCATAGAAACATACAAAGGCCCCCACATTCTAAAAATAAAAGCAGAAAACAACTACATAAACATAACAGAAACAACATAAAAACCAAAAAAATGAAAAACCAAAAAAAAGCACAAATAGCACTCGAATTCATACTCCTAAGCATACTAGGATTTTTCATACTATTCACAACAATAATAGCACTAGGATCATTCTCAGCACAAAAAACACAAGAAAAAATAATGATAGAAGCAGAAGACCTAGGAAGAAGCATACAACAAGAACTACTAATCGCAGCAGATCTACAAGACGGGTACCAAAGAACAATAAACATACCTGAACAAATAGAAGACAAAAAAATACAAATAACAACAGGCACAACAACAATAGACACAGGATACTTCACATTCACACTAGACCAAATAGAACTATACTACGAAACACCAAAAATAACAGGAACACTAAAAACCGGAGATAACCAAATAACCAAAACAAACAACACAATAACCATAACAAACTAAAAAAAACAATGAAAAACAAACCCAATAAAAAAGCACAAGCCCTAACAACAGACTTCATAATAGGACTACTAATGTTCATCTTCCTACTAATAACCGCAATAACAATAATAGTAGAACTAACACCAAACTCAAACTACGAAACACTATACAATAACAACATATACATATCAGAATCACTACTAACAAGCGGATTCCCACAAAACTGGAATAGCACAACAGCAATAATACCTGGAATAACAACAAACCAAAGAATAAACGAAACAAAACTAGCACAATTTGACAACATAAGCTA
It encodes:
- a CDS encoding transglutaminase-like domain-containing protein; translated protein: MSFKFVLFVYLFFVVLFSFPVFALESDVNSVEYLVVDTSITIPISFVKKNSNSFLEQASINYSWLPVEDYRQEVLSVSSSPSSLIRGDSAYYSTDVLQDFDFVIDFSTKTYASPLRIDKKVDFPLNDLDYDFVYYTSETELIDINDDIRDLASKLANEEDDLFVVVFKIADWVNTNIDYNLSSVTADASLPSSWVLENRRGVCDEMSNLFVSMVRSLGIPARVVTGVAYTDSDLFIDRWGPHGWAEVYFPDYGWVPFDPTYNQLGFVDASHIKLDQGLDSERFNTGYSWRGSGVDLVPGKHSMDNFILEKGVVLKENVVVDLEYLSDDVGFGSYNVLKANVRNLNDYYVAFPLTVASMKGVDVLDEFTKDLLLLPGDETEVSWILRVDDNHLDNYIYEFPMFVYTAGGFNVSRSFSSKKSSQKFSFEAAQVFAVNSVSQIDSNINFRCIPDKKSVYVNESLEVHCTINNDRNENVRVCVDQRDCVVATPDMYDFVVLNYSFNEPGFRTFVVEAKKLPFVEQSFVSVNVVDDIRVDFGFLSVPDVVDYDDLLNVSFSLIEVSGDAFNVSVELVHDFFSETWNFDSLESIHQFSYLVPAKNLKVGENEFLIKVTYHDLLNKEFVVEDVLSSRVDSNFFESILMFFNFVGVYVNNFVGGL